In Microbacterium sp. 1.5R, the following are encoded in one genomic region:
- the panC gene encoding pantoate--beta-alanine ligase, with translation MRILRTIAEVRTAVRDARADGGTVGLVPTMGAFHEGHLSLMRAARAQNDLVVVSLFVNPTQFAANEDLSTYPRDEARDAALAEAEGVDILFAPEPAEIYPDGFATNIHVAGITEVLDGASRGPHHFDGVATVVTKLFGIVQPDVAYFGQKDAQQVLVVRRVVRDLNLDVRIEACPIVREPDGLAMSSRNVYLDADARAQATALNRALDAADAAHRSGDGDGDGDGDGILSAARDVLAEAGIDVEYLELRDAETLQPVTRIDRDALLLVAARVGAARLIDNHLLRGFTP, from the coding sequence ATGAGAATCCTCCGTACGATCGCCGAGGTGCGCACCGCGGTTCGAGACGCCCGCGCTGACGGCGGGACTGTCGGGCTCGTCCCGACCATGGGCGCCTTCCACGAGGGGCACCTCTCGCTCATGCGCGCGGCGAGGGCGCAGAACGACCTCGTCGTCGTCTCGCTCTTCGTCAATCCGACCCAGTTCGCCGCGAACGAAGACCTCAGCACCTACCCGCGCGACGAAGCGCGTGACGCCGCGCTCGCCGAAGCCGAGGGTGTCGACATCCTCTTCGCCCCCGAGCCGGCCGAGATCTACCCCGACGGCTTCGCCACGAACATTCACGTGGCGGGCATCACCGAGGTGCTCGACGGCGCGAGCCGCGGCCCCCACCACTTCGACGGCGTCGCGACCGTCGTCACGAAGCTGTTCGGCATCGTGCAGCCCGACGTCGCGTACTTCGGGCAGAAGGATGCGCAGCAGGTGCTCGTCGTCCGCCGGGTCGTGCGTGACCTGAACCTCGATGTGCGCATCGAGGCGTGCCCCATCGTCCGCGAACCCGACGGACTCGCCATGAGCTCGCGCAACGTGTACCTCGACGCGGATGCACGCGCCCAGGCGACCGCGCTGAACCGCGCGCTCGACGCGGCGGATGCCGCGCACCGTTCGGGCGACGGCGATGGCGACGGCGATGGCGATGGCATCCTGTCCGCTGCCCGGGATGTTCTCGCCGAGGCGGGAATCGACGTCGAGTACCTGGAACTCCGGGATGCCGAGACGCTTCAGCCCGTCACCCGCATCGACCGCGACGCCCTGCTGCTCGTCGCCGCCCGTGTCGGCGCCGCCCGATTGATCGACAACCATCTGCTGAGAGGGTTCACGCCATGA
- the panB gene encoding 3-methyl-2-oxobutanoate hydroxymethyltransferase, which produces MSAHAAPTKRLTLRDLDAKKHAGEPIVMVTAYDFPSAQIVEEASVDLVLVGDSAAMTVLGYDSTVPVTIDEMLMLTKAVRRGLTKPLLVGDLPFGSYEASDELALATAQRFIKEAGVDLVKIERGGTTVDRARALVNAGIPVVGHVGLTPQTATSLGGYRAQGRTAEAALAVIDDALALQDAGVSLLVIEAVPSEVAAALAPLLRIPLIGIGAGADADGQVLVFHDLLGIYAGGAAKFVKRYADVRGVSIAGVAAYADEVRGGQYPAPEHGYGMPEGEAARLRDLLARR; this is translated from the coding sequence ATGAGCGCCCACGCCGCCCCGACGAAGCGACTGACCCTGCGCGATCTCGACGCCAAGAAGCATGCCGGCGAGCCGATCGTCATGGTCACCGCGTACGACTTCCCGAGTGCGCAGATCGTCGAGGAGGCCAGCGTCGACCTGGTGCTCGTCGGCGATTCGGCCGCGATGACCGTGCTCGGCTACGACAGCACCGTGCCCGTCACGATCGACGAGATGCTGATGCTGACGAAAGCCGTGCGGCGCGGACTCACGAAGCCACTGCTCGTCGGCGACCTGCCCTTCGGTTCGTACGAGGCGTCGGATGAGCTCGCCCTCGCGACCGCGCAGCGCTTCATCAAGGAGGCCGGCGTCGACCTGGTCAAGATCGAGCGCGGCGGCACCACGGTCGACCGTGCTCGAGCGCTCGTGAATGCCGGCATCCCCGTCGTCGGCCATGTCGGACTCACGCCGCAGACTGCGACCTCGCTCGGCGGATACCGCGCCCAGGGACGCACCGCCGAGGCGGCGCTCGCCGTGATCGACGACGCCCTCGCGCTGCAGGATGCCGGAGTCTCGCTGCTCGTGATCGAAGCAGTGCCGTCCGAGGTCGCCGCCGCTCTCGCGCCCCTGCTGCGCATTCCGCTGATCGGCATCGGAGCCGGAGCGGATGCCGACGGCCAGGTGCTCGTCTTCCACGACCTGCTCGGCATCTACGCCGGCGGGGCCGCCAAGTTCGTCAAGCGCTACGCCGATGTGCGCGGTGTGTCCATCGCGGGGGTCGCGGCCTATGCCGACGAGGTGCGAGGCGGGCAGTACCCGGCGCCCGAGCACGGCTACGGGATGCCCGAGGGCGAGGCCGCGCGACTGCGCGACCTGCTCGCGCGGCGGTAG
- a CDS encoding helix-turn-helix domain-containing protein, with amino-acid sequence MPVVVDIDVMMARRKMGVGELAERIGITPTNLAVLKNGRAKAVRFSTLDALCEVLECQPGDILRWEA; translated from the coding sequence ATGCCCGTCGTCGTCGACATCGACGTGATGATGGCGCGACGCAAGATGGGTGTCGGCGAGCTGGCCGAGCGCATCGGGATCACGCCGACGAACCTGGCCGTGCTGAAGAACGGGCGGGCGAAAGCCGTGCGGTTCTCGACCCTCGACGCACTGTGCGAAGTGCTGGAATGCCAGCCTGGCGACATCCTGCGCTGGGAGGCGTGA
- a CDS encoding DUF2975 domain-containing protein, which yields MAKSTIIVLRVVIALALVGSVAVQALIVPLLWLDLADEELWGRIAFVSIVVLGVGTLQVFGICVWLLLTKVRRGSIFSTSSFRYIDVIIGAILVAAALLWILAAILAPGSAAPGLVALIGGAGVVLAGVALLVVVMKALLRQAIDRDVEAQALRSELDNEVI from the coding sequence ATGGCGAAGTCGACGATCATCGTGCTGCGGGTCGTGATCGCGCTGGCGCTGGTCGGATCCGTGGCCGTGCAGGCGCTCATCGTGCCGCTGCTGTGGCTCGACCTCGCCGACGAAGAGCTGTGGGGACGGATCGCCTTCGTGTCGATCGTCGTCCTCGGGGTCGGCACTCTGCAGGTCTTCGGCATCTGCGTGTGGCTGCTGCTCACGAAGGTGCGTCGCGGATCGATCTTCTCGACCTCGTCGTTCCGCTACATCGACGTGATCATCGGCGCGATCCTCGTGGCCGCGGCTCTCCTGTGGATCCTCGCGGCGATCCTCGCTCCGGGCTCGGCAGCTCCGGGTCTCGTCGCGCTCATCGGCGGAGCCGGCGTGGTGCTCGCCGGCGTCGCCCTGCTGGTCGTGGTGATGAAGGCGCTGCTGCGGCAGGCGATCGACCGCGATGTCGAGGCGCAGGCGCTGCGGTCCGAGCTCGACAACGAGGTCATCTGA